Proteins encoded by one window of Teretinema zuelzerae:
- the hslV gene encoding ATP-dependent protease subunit HslV: MKYEKIRSTTIVAVRRNGKVAMAGDGQVTMGETVMKPNARKVRRLYEGRILAGFAGATADAFTLLEKFEFRIKEYAGDLTRAAVELAKDWRTDKALRNLQALLLVADAEKTLLISGTGDVIEPAEDVIAIGSGGNYAYAAALAYLESTSFDAADIARKSLSIAGKICIYTNDRITIEEL, encoded by the coding sequence ATGAAATACGAAAAAATACGAAGCACAACTATTGTCGCCGTGCGCCGGAACGGAAAGGTCGCGATGGCCGGCGACGGACAGGTCACGATGGGCGAGACGGTTATGAAACCGAACGCGCGCAAGGTTCGCAGATTATATGAGGGCCGTATTTTGGCAGGTTTCGCAGGGGCTACCGCAGACGCCTTTACGCTGCTTGAAAAATTCGAATTCAGGATAAAGGAATACGCCGGAGATTTGACCCGAGCCGCAGTCGAATTGGCAAAAGATTGGCGTACCGACAAGGCTCTCAGGAATCTCCAGGCCTTGCTCCTCGTTGCGGACGCGGAAAAAACCCTGCTCATATCGGGCACCGGAGACGTGATAGAACCGGCAGAGGATGTGATAGCGATCGGTTCGGGCGGGAATTACGCCTACGCTGCAGCGCTCGCCTATCTTGAGTCTACATCTTTCGATGCGGCAGATATTGCGCGGAAAAGCCTCTCCATCGCGGGCAAGATTTGCATTTACACTAACGACCGCATCACCATCGAGGAGCTGTAA
- a CDS encoding tyrosine-type recombinase/integrase has product MNPRFEEYLSYLQGVRRLSPRSLSAYRRDLALLSSWTASDPLILNAEDLSLFLADLRTKGYEPSGINRVLSALRGYYAYAVRFGLLGGNPCSLLKNLKTPKKLPVFMYPDDAQDFCTLPERLEQKKQGILWPARDQAFLLVLYTSGCRVSELCSLHLNDFDRDFSAAIVTGKGDKQRKVFLSADARAALVAYLAERKSLLSRYQERKACPAVFVSQRGLPLSARGAQYLLSRYSDQSGTGRRISPHALRHSFATTLVSRGADVRVVQELLGHASISTTQRYTHITPERLRRLYHRAHPHG; this is encoded by the coding sequence ATGAATCCACGTTTTGAGGAATACTTGAGCTACCTCCAGGGGGTTCGCAGGCTTTCTCCGCGGTCACTTTCAGCGTATCGCCGCGATTTGGCCTTGTTGTCATCCTGGACGGCTTCCGATCCTCTCATCCTTAATGCCGAAGATTTGAGTCTGTTTCTTGCGGATCTGCGGACGAAGGGGTATGAACCTTCCGGAATTAATCGAGTTTTATCAGCCCTGCGAGGGTACTATGCTTATGCCGTTCGATTCGGGCTGTTGGGCGGCAATCCGTGTTCTCTTCTCAAAAATCTTAAAACTCCGAAGAAACTTCCTGTTTTTATGTATCCCGACGACGCTCAGGATTTTTGCACGCTCCCGGAACGCTTAGAGCAAAAAAAACAAGGCATCCTCTGGCCGGCCCGGGATCAGGCCTTTCTGCTCGTCCTCTATACGAGCGGCTGCCGCGTATCAGAGCTTTGCAGTTTGCATCTGAATGATTTCGATCGGGACTTTTCCGCGGCCATCGTAACAGGAAAAGGCGATAAGCAACGAAAGGTTTTTTTATCCGCGGACGCCCGCGCCGCCCTTGTTGCGTATCTGGCTGAACGAAAATCCCTTTTGTCCCGATATCAGGAACGAAAAGCCTGCCCGGCCGTATTCGTTTCGCAACGGGGCTTGCCTCTTTCCGCGAGAGGCGCTCAGTATCTGCTTTCCCGCTACAGCGACCAATCCGGAACGGGCCGTCGCATTTCTCCGCATGCGCTGCGGCACAGTTTTGCAACGACCCTTGTATCTCGGGGCGCGGACGTACGCGTGGTTCAGGAGCTGTTGGGCCATGCCAGCATATCGACTACTCAAAGATATACTCATATAACCCCGGAGCGGTTGCGGCGATTGTATCACCGAGCTCATCCCCACGGGTAG
- the topA gene encoding type I DNA topoisomerase, translating into MATKKAVRGKKSSKNTLVIVESPAKAKTIEKYLGSGYTVKASMGHLIDLPKSRIAIDVNNHFEPEYITVRGRAKLLKELQGDAKKSTEVLLASDNDREGEAIAWHLRNAIQSKLKDLPIRRIVFNEITPQAIKDSVKHPMDIDESKVNAQKARRVLDRLVGYNLSPLLWKKVKNGLSAGRVQSVALRLICEREREVENFIPEEYWTLDADLQKGRTSFTAQLVLYKDEKPVLSCGDDVKKIIDEISGAPAEIIDIKQTEKTIRPKAPFTTSKLQQMAANRLGFTSKKTMQIAQQLYEGINIGSTRVGLITYMRTDSVRISATAMEDVRGWISQKYPAELPETPVEYSVEKKAQDAHEAIRPTYANYTPEYVKEHLTRDQLRLYTIIWERFVSSQMANAKSRTSSLDIRCGNAVFRVSSTRIFEKGFYKVMKTLVSKEEKEKTLPDMKVGDVLTVSQLHPEQHFTQGPARYTDASIVKTLEEKGIGRPSTYAPIISVLLDRYYVNRSNKQLVPTQLGRIINDILVEFFPAVIDVNFTVTVENDLDQVEDGKIEWSSMIESFWTPFDARVSEVMNNLDSMKGRLDETTEYMCEKCGKPMLKKLGRFGFFLACSGFPECRNTRSIPLARCPRPGCDGEIVARRTKGRGKEFYGCTNYPECDFISHFKPINAVCPKCGQFMVEKYDKKNGSFKSCINPECDYLHTQDEPMDESIDGDADGEE; encoded by the coding sequence ATGGCCACAAAAAAGGCTGTTCGCGGAAAGAAAAGCTCGAAAAATACGTTAGTGATCGTCGAATCGCCCGCGAAGGCAAAGACTATAGAGAAGTATTTAGGGTCGGGCTATACGGTGAAAGCGTCCATGGGGCATTTGATCGATCTTCCGAAATCCCGCATCGCGATCGACGTGAACAATCATTTCGAGCCTGAATACATAACCGTCCGGGGGCGGGCAAAACTTCTGAAGGAGCTTCAGGGAGACGCGAAAAAATCCACAGAAGTTTTGTTAGCAAGCGATAATGACCGCGAGGGAGAGGCGATAGCCTGGCATTTGCGGAACGCTATCCAGTCGAAACTGAAAGATCTGCCGATCAGGCGCATTGTGTTCAATGAAATAACGCCTCAGGCGATTAAGGATTCCGTCAAGCATCCCATGGACATCGACGAGTCGAAGGTCAATGCCCAAAAAGCCCGCCGCGTGTTAGACCGGTTGGTCGGTTATAATCTATCCCCCTTGTTGTGGAAAAAAGTTAAAAACGGGCTATCAGCCGGACGCGTACAATCCGTAGCCCTCAGGCTTATATGCGAAAGAGAACGGGAAGTCGAAAATTTCATTCCCGAGGAATATTGGACCTTGGACGCCGATCTTCAAAAAGGCAGGACTTCGTTCACAGCCCAACTCGTTTTGTACAAAGACGAAAAACCGGTGCTCTCCTGCGGGGACGACGTGAAAAAAATCATCGATGAAATCTCCGGAGCTCCGGCCGAAATCATCGATATTAAGCAAACTGAAAAAACAATCCGCCCGAAGGCGCCCTTTACGACTTCCAAGCTTCAGCAGATGGCCGCTAATCGGCTCGGGTTCACCTCGAAAAAGACGATGCAGATCGCCCAGCAGCTCTACGAAGGCATCAATATCGGCTCCACCCGCGTCGGATTGATTACCTATATGCGTACTGACTCCGTGCGAATCTCGGCAACGGCGATGGAGGATGTACGCGGATGGATATCGCAGAAATATCCGGCTGAATTGCCTGAAACCCCGGTTGAATACTCGGTCGAGAAGAAAGCCCAGGACGCGCATGAAGCGATTCGTCCTACCTACGCTAATTACACCCCTGAATATGTGAAAGAGCATTTGACGAGGGATCAGCTGCGCCTCTACACCATAATCTGGGAACGATTTGTATCAAGCCAGATGGCCAACGCGAAATCCAGAACAAGCAGTTTGGATATTCGCTGCGGAAACGCGGTTTTCAGAGTGTCCTCAACCAGGATTTTTGAAAAGGGTTTCTACAAAGTTATGAAAACCCTGGTTTCAAAAGAAGAAAAGGAAAAAACGCTTCCCGACATGAAAGTCGGCGACGTATTGACCGTTTCGCAACTGCATCCGGAACAGCATTTTACCCAGGGGCCTGCCAGGTATACCGATGCCTCGATCGTTAAGACCCTGGAAGAGAAAGGCATCGGACGCCCGTCGACCTATGCTCCGATTATTTCTGTTCTTTTAGACCGCTATTACGTCAATAGATCGAACAAGCAGCTTGTACCGACCCAGCTCGGCCGAATCATCAACGATATTCTCGTGGAATTTTTTCCTGCCGTGATCGATGTTAATTTTACCGTGACCGTAGAAAATGATCTGGATCAGGTCGAGGATGGAAAGATCGAGTGGTCGAGCATGATCGAATCCTTCTGGACGCCCTTCGATGCCCGTGTTTCCGAAGTAATGAACAATCTGGACAGCATGAAGGGCCGTTTGGACGAAACCACGGAATATATGTGCGAAAAATGCGGAAAGCCGATGTTGAAAAAACTCGGAAGATTCGGCTTTTTTCTTGCGTGTTCGGGTTTTCCCGAGTGCCGTAATACCCGGTCTATCCCGTTGGCGAGGTGTCCCAGGCCGGGATGCGACGGCGAGATCGTCGCCCGCAGGACGAAGGGGCGGGGAAAAGAGTTTTACGGCTGCACCAACTATCCGGAATGCGATTTCATCAGCCATTTTAAGCCCATCAATGCTGTCTGCCCGAAGTGCGGCCAGTTCATGGTCGAAAAATACGACAAGAAAAACGGATCCTTTAAATCATGCATAAATCCCGAGTGCGATTATTTGCATACGCAGGACGAACCGATGGATGAATCTATCGATGGAGATGCGGACGGAGAGGAATGA
- the dprA gene encoding DNA-processing protein DprA has product MNQRTRIAVRKRKKTKPMCSKTSTHPIDLLLGLVRINFLTCKEKLRVLKNLDNLESLAVLSIEDLEILAGRRLRITSWNGDDLLITVQKDLSVLERYGTGFAVYSDPLFPPLLREIHDPPFGIFWRGRLPDPEKPLAAMVGTRNPSGDGALGAARLGKEFGEAGIPVISGLARGIDAYAHRGNLDGCAPSVAVLACGVERIYPISNSRLAARILESGGAVLSEYPPGEAPLKFRFPQRNRLISGMSRGVVLVEAPEKSGALITADFALDQGRDLMVYKGALESPRSSGCRRLFEEGAIAVSCAQDVLNEWGLSTDVVTNAADNRCSSSGHLIRKTGRQLAFDFRREIDSHTMQRN; this is encoded by the coding sequence ATGAATCAAAGGACAAGGATCGCCGTTCGCAAGCGGAAGAAAACAAAGCCTATGTGCTCCAAAACCTCTACGCACCCGATTGATTTGCTTCTTGGGCTGGTCAGGATCAATTTTCTTACTTGCAAAGAAAAATTGAGAGTTCTGAAAAATCTTGACAATCTTGAATCCCTTGCAGTACTTTCAATAGAAGATCTTGAAATACTAGCAGGCCGGCGCTTGCGAATTACTTCCTGGAACGGTGATGATCTCTTGATTACGGTGCAGAAGGACCTTTCTGTACTGGAAAGATATGGTACAGGTTTTGCTGTGTACTCGGATCCGTTGTTTCCTCCGTTGTTGCGGGAAATTCATGATCCGCCTTTCGGAATCTTTTGGCGAGGGCGATTGCCCGATCCCGAGAAACCCCTGGCAGCCATGGTCGGTACGCGAAATCCCTCCGGGGACGGCGCTCTGGGAGCCGCCCGCCTTGGAAAGGAATTCGGCGAAGCGGGCATTCCGGTTATTTCCGGACTTGCGCGAGGCATCGACGCGTATGCTCATCGGGGAAATCTGGATGGGTGTGCGCCGTCGGTAGCGGTTCTCGCCTGCGGAGTGGAACGGATTTATCCGATAAGCAATTCCCGCCTCGCCGCGAGAATTCTGGAGTCGGGAGGAGCGGTTCTTTCTGAATATCCTCCCGGCGAAGCTCCGTTGAAGTTCAGGTTTCCGCAAAGGAATCGGCTTATTTCAGGAATGTCCCGGGGCGTGGTTCTTGTCGAGGCTCCTGAAAAGTCGGGGGCTCTTATTACCGCGGATTTCGCACTTGATCAGGGCAGGGATTTGATGGTGTACAAGGGTGCGCTCGAGTCTCCCCGGTCTTCCGGTTGCAGGCGTCTGTTCGAAGAAGGCGCTATTGCGGTATCCTGCGCTCAAGATGTGTTGAACGAATGGGGTCTTTCTACCGATGTTGTAACCAATGCGGCGGACAACCGTTGTTCTTCTTCGGGGCATCTGATCAGAAAGACCGGCAGACAGCTTGCATTTGATTTTAGAAGAGAAATAGATTCGCATACGATGCAGAGGAATTGA
- a CDS encoding tetratricopeptide repeat protein: MNRSIPFFGVAFFAAVLVFSCGANTNQIRRMQMIEEGVDSPTTIDELTDAIGKFQKRAEDLVNTDIRLGIWYKILGTRYLDNKMYGKALDNFRTAIEYYPTNQNLFYYVGVCAGYMAKASLDYEATGKPLDRERYYALAESAYLRAIELEPRYERALYGLSVLYIFELDRPADAIPHLELIQTIEKRNFDAMFLLARAYFSTGQGDRSIELYDKIINESKDKDRRSQAEENKAYVLQNLYAPD, from the coding sequence ATGAACCGTTCTATTCCTTTTTTTGGCGTTGCTTTTTTCGCGGCTGTGCTGGTTTTCTCGTGCGGCGCGAACACGAATCAAATCAGACGCATGCAGATGATCGAAGAGGGCGTCGATAGCCCGACCACAATCGATGAATTAACGGATGCGATCGGCAAGTTCCAGAAACGGGCTGAAGATCTGGTTAATACTGATATTCGCCTGGGCATTTGGTATAAAATTCTGGGAACCCGGTATCTGGACAATAAAATGTACGGAAAAGCCCTGGATAACTTCCGAACTGCTATTGAATATTATCCGACGAATCAAAATTTATTTTATTATGTCGGCGTGTGCGCAGGCTATATGGCGAAGGCTTCATTGGATTACGAAGCGACGGGAAAACCTCTGGATAGAGAACGATATTACGCGTTAGCGGAATCAGCCTATCTCAGGGCGATAGAATTGGAACCCAGGTATGAAAGAGCTTTGTACGGTCTTTCCGTATTGTATATTTTCGAGTTGGACAGGCCTGCCGACGCCATTCCCCATTTGGAATTGATTCAGACTATCGAGAAACGAAATTTCGACGCGATGTTTCTTTTGGCTCGCGCGTATTTCTCGACCGGGCAGGGAGATCGTTCAATCGAGCTATACGATAAAATCATCAATGAATCAAAGGACAAGGATCGCCGTTCGCAAGCGGAAGAAAACAAAGCCTATGTGCTCCAAAACCTCTACGCACCCGATTGA
- a CDS encoding tyrosine recombinase: MNNRLLETYKAHLLTARGSSVLTAETYGATIRLFFEFSSRKQADPSLADRELCIQFFLERADLGIEGKTLARDLAALRSFFSFLVSSGIRSDNPASLIEAPKRSQRLPRVFDQTQVDAFLSAIELDRRGGLRDRCLFELVYSCGLRVSEAVSLSLQDINIQERSILVTGKGNRQRMIPFGQTAAEWLGRYLREERPDLAGKQRTSAVFLNRYGRRLSRKGIWKRFQEIELRSGLTGKIHTLRHSFATHLLEGGADLRSVQELLGHADISTTQIYTHLDSDSLRLYHADFFDNYRAESDISDHDSREADI; this comes from the coding sequence CTGAACAATAGGCTTCTTGAGACGTATAAAGCGCATTTGCTGACGGCCCGGGGATCTTCGGTGCTGACTGCCGAGACTTACGGCGCAACTATCCGCCTTTTTTTTGAGTTTTCTTCAAGGAAACAGGCGGATCCCTCCCTTGCCGATCGCGAGCTCTGCATTCAGTTTTTCCTTGAACGGGCCGATCTCGGAATAGAAGGTAAAACGCTTGCCCGCGATTTGGCTGCGCTTCGTTCTTTTTTTTCCTTCCTTGTTTCGTCTGGAATCCGTTCCGATAATCCGGCTTCTCTCATCGAAGCTCCGAAGCGTTCGCAACGGTTGCCTCGGGTTTTCGATCAAACGCAGGTTGACGCCTTCCTTTCGGCAATCGAGCTCGACCGCAGAGGCGGGCTTCGCGATAGATGTTTGTTCGAATTAGTCTATTCTTGCGGTTTGCGCGTCAGCGAGGCTGTTTCTCTTTCTCTGCAGGACATCAATATTCAGGAACGATCTATTCTTGTCACCGGCAAGGGGAATAGACAGAGGATGATTCCTTTCGGGCAGACAGCAGCAGAGTGGTTGGGCCGCTATTTGCGCGAAGAACGTCCTGATTTAGCCGGAAAACAGAGAACCTCCGCTGTTTTTCTGAACCGTTATGGAAGGCGGTTGAGCAGAAAAGGAATCTGGAAAAGATTTCAGGAAATTGAGCTGCGATCCGGACTGACGGGTAAAATTCATACCTTGCGACATTCCTTCGCGACTCATCTTCTGGAAGGCGGAGCGGATTTGCGCTCTGTCCAGGAATTGCTCGGACACGCCGATATTTCGACGACGCAGATATATACTCACCTTGACTCCGATTCCCTTCGTTTATACCATGCCGATTTTTTCGACAATTATCGGGCAGAAAGCGATATTTCAGATCATGATAGCAGGGAGGCAGATATATGA
- the ftsZ gene encoding cell division protein FtsZ — MKVEIISERETSPTVIKVVGTGGGGSNAVNRMMECGLQNVDFIVANTDLQALNYSNAPTKLAIGSKLTGGLGAGGKPEVGEKAAIEDTEAIANAVRGADMVFVTAGMGGGTGTGAVPVIARIAREQGALTVGVVTRPFDFEGKVKQKLAEDGLQKLREAVDTLIVIPNQHLLKLVDRRTPIKQAFVIADDVLRQAVQGISDLITHPGLINIDFADVKTTMEGQGDAIMGIGTGTGDNRAVDAATNAINNPLLEDSQIEGANHILINITGNDEMTLLEVEEIVKIVTANADPDALIIYGTTTDSTLGESISVTVIATGFISSKYRRTSDRQVVSVASEKAQKAESGDFVTGTEWKLWNERTQKSSQGLGTRNASSSPVSVSVPAATDDLDTPTVVRLQQKVQN; from the coding sequence ATGAAAGTAGAAATAATTTCTGAAAGAGAAACGAGCCCGACTGTTATCAAGGTTGTCGGCACCGGCGGCGGCGGATCGAATGCCGTCAACCGCATGATGGAATGCGGGCTTCAAAATGTCGACTTCATCGTCGCCAATACCGATCTTCAGGCGTTGAATTACTCGAACGCCCCTACTAAGCTCGCTATCGGTTCCAAACTCACCGGAGGTCTTGGCGCCGGAGGAAAACCCGAAGTCGGGGAAAAAGCCGCGATAGAAGATACCGAAGCCATCGCGAACGCCGTTCGCGGCGCGGATATGGTGTTCGTCACCGCTGGAATGGGCGGCGGCACCGGAACCGGAGCCGTTCCTGTCATAGCAAGAATTGCGCGCGAACAGGGCGCTTTGACCGTCGGCGTCGTGACGCGGCCCTTCGATTTTGAAGGAAAAGTGAAACAAAAGCTTGCAGAAGACGGGCTTCAAAAACTCCGCGAAGCGGTTGATACCCTCATTGTCATCCCTAATCAGCACTTATTAAAGCTTGTAGACCGCCGCACTCCCATCAAACAGGCCTTCGTCATCGCCGACGATGTACTCAGGCAGGCTGTTCAGGGTATCTCGGATTTGATAACGCATCCCGGCTTGATCAATATCGACTTTGCCGATGTTAAAACCACTATGGAAGGACAGGGCGACGCAATAATGGGAATCGGCACCGGCACCGGCGACAACAGGGCTGTAGACGCCGCAACTAACGCGATCAACAATCCCCTGCTCGAAGATTCGCAAATCGAAGGCGCCAACCATATCCTCATCAATATTACCGGAAACGACGAGATGACCCTCCTGGAAGTCGAGGAAATAGTTAAAATCGTCACCGCCAATGCGGATCCCGACGCTTTGATTATTTACGGAACGACGACCGACAGCACCCTGGGAGAATCGATCAGCGTTACCGTAATCGCAACCGGTTTTATCTCGTCGAAGTACCGAAGAACCTCCGACAGACAGGTTGTAAGCGTTGCTTCTGAAAAAGCTCAGAAAGCAGAATCCGGCGACTTTGTAACCGGCACGGAATGGAAGCTTTGGAACGAAAGAACGCAAAAATCATCTCAGGGCTTGGGCACGCGAAATGCTTCATCGTCTCCCGTTTCAGTGTCTGTTCCTGCGGCTACTGACGATCTGGACACGCCGACAGTTGTGCGTTTGCAGCAGAAGGTTCAAAACTGA
- the ftsA gene encoding cell division protein FtsA, producing the protein MSDVVVGLDIGTSRIRAIIGEISDSGVFQITGVGTSPSTGLRKGVVVNIENTVRAVSQAIEAAEMMSGVEVTQCLMGIGGTHIDGLNSRGVVAVTGKGRDNREIGQEDIHRVIDAAKAVVIPMDRQVLHVIPQSYIVDDQRGIKDPRNMIGVRMEAEVHIITGSVTSVQNMVKCVNRASLNVVDYMLHSLAAVKAVMTEDERELGSILIDIGGGTTDVLVMADGAPLMTAVLPVGGIQVTNDISIVKGISSETAERIKIDAGCCWQPLVEENEEVILPGVGGRPPVVIPRSEICSIIQPRMAELFTMIESKISSITRSRQLSGNIVITGGGALLPGVIELASDIFKTQAIRIGIPGTFGGLISEYRSPEYATVLGLVLSLWERKRSEVQEPAASVQVSQPIREKLRGILKSFF; encoded by the coding sequence TTGAGTGACGTCGTCGTCGGGCTCGACATCGGTACCAGTCGCATACGCGCAATAATCGGCGAGATTTCTGATTCCGGAGTCTTTCAGATTACCGGAGTCGGCACCAGTCCGTCGACAGGGCTTCGCAAAGGCGTCGTTGTCAACATTGAAAATACCGTTAGAGCTGTTTCCCAGGCGATCGAAGCCGCTGAAATGATGTCCGGAGTCGAAGTGACTCAGTGTTTGATGGGAATCGGCGGTACTCATATCGACGGTCTCAACTCCCGGGGAGTCGTCGCGGTTACCGGCAAGGGCCGCGATAATCGGGAAATCGGCCAGGAAGACATTCACCGCGTGATAGACGCCGCAAAGGCAGTTGTCATTCCCATGGACCGCCAGGTTCTTCATGTTATTCCCCAATCCTACATCGTAGACGACCAACGGGGCATCAAAGACCCCAGAAATATGATCGGCGTGCGCATGGAAGCCGAGGTTCACATCATTACCGGATCGGTGACCTCGGTCCAAAATATGGTTAAATGCGTCAACCGGGCATCCCTGAACGTCGTGGACTACATGCTTCATTCCCTTGCCGCAGTAAAAGCAGTCATGACGGAAGACGAGCGCGAGCTCGGATCTATTCTGATCGACATCGGCGGAGGTACGACCGATGTGCTGGTTATGGCGGACGGAGCACCGCTCATGACGGCCGTTCTTCCGGTTGGCGGAATTCAGGTAACGAACGACATCTCCATCGTGAAAGGCATTTCCTCGGAAACCGCCGAAAGAATCAAGATCGATGCCGGATGCTGCTGGCAGCCTTTGGTCGAGGAGAACGAAGAAGTTATTCTTCCCGGCGTCGGCGGACGTCCTCCCGTAGTAATTCCGCGAAGCGAAATCTGCTCTATCATTCAGCCCCGGATGGCCGAACTATTTACGATGATTGAATCGAAAATCTCGTCAATCACCAGGTCCCGCCAGCTTTCAGGAAATATCGTCATCACCGGCGGCGGAGCCCTGCTTCCCGGCGTAATCGAGCTTGCCTCGGATATTTTCAAAACCCAGGCGATACGCATAGGCATTCCCGGAACCTTCGGCGGATTGATCAGCGAATATCGCAGCCCCGAATATGCGACCGTCCTTGGGCTCGTTCTTTCTCTGTGGGAAAGAAAACGCTCCGAAGTTCAGGAACCGGCGGCTTCTGTTCAGGTTTCACAGCCCATCAGAGAGAAACTGAGGGGAATATTAAAAAGTTTTTTTTGA
- a CDS encoding cell division protein FtsQ/DivIB, with translation MTESVVIEEKKSHSADWKSLAVKASVFFLALVLVAEVLFYLVYVPATSRVRLQIEGSASLGYDEMCSLAGLSGFERWISFDSAAVASRLAANPLFSSVSVDRYFPDRVTIRVRERVPVAVALGTVDGRMVPFEIDQNGVAFRFGKTCSSGSLPLLTGLTFENPLPGMRLNSRLKPLLDDLARLELSHPDLLSSLSEIKIVEKTYGGYDLVLYPVHTPVRVRTDKALNQDALQYMMLVLDVVKDMELPVDEIDIRAGTVAYRIRENTI, from the coding sequence ATGACTGAATCTGTGGTCATAGAGGAAAAAAAGTCGCATAGCGCCGACTGGAAATCTCTTGCGGTCAAGGCTTCCGTGTTTTTTCTTGCATTGGTTCTTGTTGCGGAAGTGCTTTTCTATCTGGTATACGTTCCGGCGACATCCCGGGTCAGGCTTCAGATCGAGGGGTCTGCTTCGTTGGGTTACGACGAAATGTGTTCGCTCGCCGGACTCAGCGGTTTTGAGCGATGGATTAGTTTCGATTCCGCGGCTGTCGCCTCCCGGCTGGCCGCCAATCCGTTGTTCAGCTCCGTCAGCGTCGACAGATATTTTCCTGATCGTGTCACCATTCGGGTTCGGGAAAGAGTTCCCGTAGCCGTCGCTCTCGGCACCGTCGACGGCCGGATGGTTCCTTTTGAAATCGACCAGAACGGAGTGGCGTTCCGCTTCGGTAAAACCTGTTCTTCGGGTTCCTTGCCTCTGTTGACCGGCTTAACCTTCGAAAATCCGTTGCCGGGAATGCGGCTCAATTCGCGCTTAAAACCTCTTTTGGACGACTTGGCTAGATTGGAGCTTTCTCATCCGGATTTGCTCTCGTCGCTTTCGGAAATCAAGATAGTCGAAAAGACATACGGCGGATACGACTTAGTCTTGTACCCGGTGCATACTCCCGTTCGCGTCAGAACCGATAAGGCGTTGAATCAAGACGCATTACAGTATATGATGCTTGTGCTGGATGTGGTTAAGGATATGGAATTGCCTGTCGATGAAATCGATATACGGGCAGGAACCGTAGCCTATCGCATAAGGGAGAATACAATTTGA
- the ftsW gene encoding putative lipid II flippase FtsW has protein sequence MNERLIQAEQPFGREKIDLLFVLLLTLMIGVGLTTLFSGSLSYGERFFNDPMYFVKKQIVNLLIGIAALSVCSFIRFDFLRSMLPKLVLLTLILTILPFIPGIGITKNGSSRWIGIGSSTFQPSELVKLVLVLFLANLFDKKHEYLDDPTISVYPAAIMSGIFISLVYLQNDFSTSVFLLITVMVMFYVSGVSISFFIKISLVLLPLSALMILTKEYRVERVLSFLDPSRDPLGAGYQVNAALTALSEGGFWGRGLGNGIRKISGIPEVQNDFIFAVWGEEMGFMGVSAYFILLSTFCVRGYQISLRSTSRFAFLLGFGSVTLILVQSLMNCGVVVRAFPATGIPLPFFSSGGSSLLISLCLSGFIINVSRSKSRGEV, from the coding sequence ATGAATGAGCGCCTGATACAAGCGGAACAACCCTTCGGCAGGGAAAAGATCGATCTCCTTTTTGTGTTGTTGTTGACGTTGATGATAGGCGTCGGGTTGACGACTTTATTTTCCGGATCTTTGTCCTACGGAGAGCGCTTTTTTAACGATCCGATGTATTTTGTAAAAAAACAGATTGTCAATTTGCTCATCGGCATCGCAGCGTTAAGCGTCTGCTCGTTTATTCGATTCGATTTTCTTAGAAGCATGCTTCCGAAGCTTGTGTTATTGACGCTCATTCTTACGATTCTTCCTTTTATTCCGGGCATCGGCATTACCAAGAACGGTTCTTCTCGCTGGATAGGAATCGGATCATCGACTTTTCAGCCCTCGGAGTTGGTGAAGCTCGTGTTAGTGTTGTTTTTGGCGAATTTATTCGATAAAAAACATGAATATTTGGATGATCCGACTATTTCCGTGTATCCCGCGGCTATAATGTCCGGAATTTTCATTTCGCTTGTCTATCTGCAGAACGATTTTTCAACATCTGTTTTTCTTCTTATCACTGTGATGGTTATGTTCTATGTTTCCGGCGTTTCGATTTCGTTTTTTATTAAAATCTCGCTGGTTTTGCTTCCGCTATCCGCATTGATGATCCTGACGAAAGAATACCGGGTCGAACGGGTTCTTTCATTCTTGGATCCGTCGCGCGATCCGCTCGGAGCCGGGTATCAGGTAAACGCCGCATTGACGGCTCTCTCCGAAGGCGGATTCTGGGGCAGGGGATTGGGCAACGGTATAAGAAAAATCTCCGGAATACCCGAAGTTCAAAACGATTTCATTTTCGCTGTATGGGGCGAAGAAATGGGCTTTATGGGGGTTTCGGCGTATTTTATCCTTCTTTCAACTTTTTGCGTGCGCGGATATCAGATCAGTTTGCGCAGCACGTCCCGTTTTGCTTTCTTGCTTGGTTTCGGTTCCGTGACATTGATTTTGGTGCAATCTTTGATGAATTGCGGCGTCGTTGTGCGCGCTTTTCCCGCTACGGGAATTCCTCTCCCTTTTTTCTCGTCCGGAGGTTCGTCCCTGCTCATCAGTCTTTGCCTCAGCGGTTTTATCATAAATGTATCCAGATCTAAAAGTAGAGGAGAGGTTTAG